The nucleotide sequence ACAGTGATGCATTACCACCCTCATGATAGTAGAACAGATTCTTTGTTTCCCACTAGGGACTGAGGTGGTTTAATTATTAAAACATCTCTGCTTCGATCATTTGACCAGAAAAATTAGTATTTTGTTTCCTTTCATTTTAACATTGTGGAAAGGCGTCAAGTTTTAGTTCATCAGGGATTAGAAATGTGTGGAATATAATCTACACCAACTATCATACATTGATTCAAAACCAGCTTACCCCAATTGTAGATGCTGGTTTAAAAGCTATTCTCGTAGAGATGGTTTCTCCATTGGATATCCCTCCCTGTACAGAGGAATCATCGTATTTCACAAAGTCCAAAATTTTAAATGCAGATTAGTAATTGAAATTTCAAATTGCTGGAAATCTTGTTCGCATATTACCATGCTCGCCAATGTAGAACTCATCGTTATGCTCACTTCCGGTCATAAAAGTACCTGAAGACAGTAACAGAGAGGAAAAACAAGTCCAAAGAATTCAGAAGCTCTAACCATGAAATACTGATAAGACCAGTTGTGTATGGAGAACATCAGAAAACATACTTGGGGTCTACAATTACCTACCTGAAAAACCGCTGCCAAATTCAAACCCTTTTGTTGCAGGCAGAGACAACATCGCTTTTGCCAAATCAGCTTCCAGTTTATCAAACACTGGGCACCCAAGACCCTGATCACAGTGAGTGCACTTGAGAATGCTCTCGTAGAATACAAGAGGACAAGATTTCCAGCAATTTGAAATGTCAATTAATCCAGGTCAATGcaaattattataattcattactGAGAAGAAGCTACAGTGTTAGAGAAAGGAAGTTGAATCAGGTCAAATAATTACTCGTGGAACATTTCTGGCAATGCAAGTCACGACACCACCAACAGAGTCACCTCTAACTCGAACAGCATCAATGGCCTCAATCATCTTTTGAGCATATTCTGGATCCGGACATCTAATGATATTACTCTCAATCTGATAGTGTCAGCAATGCTATAATCAGTTCACAATAATACAAAAAGAGAAAATGGTAATAGTATTTAGAAAAACTGAGCAATGACAGACCTGATCAAGGGTCACTATCTCATTATCAACAACTCCTTCAGGAAGCACCACTTTGTGCACTCGAGAAACATATGCTATAATCTGTAAGGGAGGGGAGGGGGAACAAAAGTAATGTTAAACAGATGCAGAGTTCACACTGATATGCAGGCACCAGTTGAAATCCTGCATTAGCTATACTATCAGATGATGATTGCTACATGTAGAATTTCATGTGGTCAATTATTTGATTAATGTTTCACATAACCGAGTTAGATGACTATATCATTCTTAGAGATTATCGGACATGAGAAAATAGAGGTGGGAGGACAGGGACAACAATAGGGATATAACCCCAGCTCAGGTCCACTAATCAAATGCTCTCATAATAAGGTAATTACATTACTTCACATTCACAATTTTGCAGAAGCCCTGGAACTAAATAACAACAAAACTTAACAAGCCATAGATGCCAAGATATTTATACAAGCATCAAAATGTACTTTATCTGCCTTTGTCtgcaaattttatatgataaaatatcCTAATTCTTTATTATTACTATATTCTTTTCATCAACCAAGAATTGGTTAATTTCATCAGCATTATGGTTACTCGTGAAACAAGCACAACCAACCATGAAATTGAGTCCAAAATCAAAAGCACATATCGCATGATTCATTTATACTCTAACCCAGCCATTCTTCCAGCACATGATCGACAAAGGATGAACATATTCCTACCAGCCAATATATAGGAACAGTATGTGATAAACAAAGATATAAGAAAAGGTAAACCAATTTGTATACCTTGACAATATATGTGAGAAAAGAAAATCTTATAGTAAAACTGAAAATAGATCTTTCAGATGTCAAAACTAAATTCATATAATATAGACTGGATTATATGACTGTTAAAAGATTAAATAGCAACAAGGTGCATAGGATACCTGTATCGCTCTCAACCCATACTTGAAGTCGTACGTGGCATCTGCATGAATTGGCCTATAGGCTATTGACATTTCACTCTAGTCCTGCAAACAACGAGCAAGAGAACATCCTGAGCTGAAGGAAAAATATCAAGAGGTGGGGGTgatttagtgcagcgaaaaattttcgacgattaaaactgcgttcgtacgataaaagtgatttcgatagaaaacccgattcgtaaatcactttaacttgtgatcaagtgagatgcagttaaagcgaatctataaaggcagtttgcagttatgatggaaatcaaaaggtaagcgcaaactgaaatatgatgttcgtacgataaaactgatttacgtctaaacaccgattcgaaaaatactgaattttgaaacacgatcgtaaatgcgtagaaggcagtaagctattgaggaggtttgcagtaaagataatatgctcaaagtaaa is from Musa acuminata AAA Group cultivar baxijiao chromosome BXJ3-8, Cavendish_Baxijiao_AAA, whole genome shotgun sequence and encodes:
- the LOC135586101 gene encoding chorismate synthase 1, chloroplastic-like, producing the protein MSIAYRPIHADATYDFKYGLRAIQIIAYVSRVHKVVLPEGVVDNEIVTLDQIESNIIRCPDPEYAQKMIEAIDAVRVRGDSVGGVVTCIARNVPRGLGCPVFDKLEADLAKAMLSLPATKGFEFGSGFSGTFMTGSEHNDEFYIGEHGRDIQWRNHLYENSF